TTATTGCCAGTAAAAAACTGCTAGGCATTGGCTGCTAGCTAACAgctgctgctagctagctaacagctgctgctagctagctaacagctgctgctagctagctaacagctgctgctagctagctaacagctgctgctagctagctaacagctgctgctagctagctaacagctgctgctagctagctaacagctgctgctagctagctaacagctgctgctagctagctggcaaGCACAAAAACAGTCAACAACTTCGGAGCACAGACCCCCAGAAATTGTCTGATCGCCCTCTAGTGGCAAAAGTAAGAACTGCAGAAAATGCACAGTCAACGAGGATAATCATTATTATTTTTCTCAAAATAGAGGCATACTAAAGACAAGAGAATGTGACACTGTGTCTAAATGATAACACATTAGTGcaggaaatgtattaaaaatgcaGGATTTAACAATTTAATTATTAAggaaatagaagcctgtctctaataAGTTCCAGTTGTGTCCAGTGATTTAATTAAATAGACTCCTGGCCTATTAATATAAGTTTGATGGTAACAAATAATGAGTACTGTTTTTGTTGCAGTACTCGCTGTGTAACGAGGAACTGATTGAGCTGTCCAACTCTGGAGCCAGCGGATCTCTGTTCTACGTCTCCAGCGATGACGAGTTCATCATTAAGACTGTGCAGCACAAAGAGGCTGAGTTCTTACAGAAACTATTGCCTGGCTACTTCATGGTAAGCGAGTGAGTGTGGGTACGCCTGTACAtgcaatagtgtgtgtgtctgtgtgatgatCCATTGTGTACCCTATGTTTTGTCCTTTGAGTTACCAAGTTCACCTAGTAGTTGCTGCACAATTCAATCTTTGTCCTGAATGTTTCCTGATTTATTGAGTGTGTTGTATTCTATGCTATGAGTGGATTTGATTGACATAGTTGGACCCCAATCCTTTCCCCTCCACTCGCTCTCTAGAACCTGAACCAGAACAAGCGAACCTTGCTGCCAAAGTTCTACGGTCTCTACTGCATCCAGGCAGGAGGAAAGAACATCCGCATTGTTGTCATGAACAACCTGCTCCCGCGCGCCGTGCGCATGCACCTCAAGTACGACATGAAGGGCTCCACCTATAAGAGACGAGCCTCGGCCAAGGAGCGAGAAAGGGCTGTGCCCACGTTCAAGGATCTGGACTTCATCCAGGACCTTCCCGATGGTCTTCTGTTGGAACCAGACAATTACAACGCCCTCAGCAAGACCATCCAGAGAGACTGcctggtgagagggagggagaatgggtcTGTAGAGGTGTTTGTGGGTGGTGGTGTATATTTTAGGGCCAGGACAATACCAGTATTGTgattagaggtcaaccgattatgttttttcaataccgattattggaggacccaaaaaagccgataccgattaatcagctggttttaattgttattttatttatttatttatatatatatatatatatatatatttgtaataatgacaattacaacaatactgaatgaacaatgaacacttattttaacttaatataatacatgaataaaatctattttgtctcaaataaataatgaaacatgctcaatttggatTAAATAATTCaaaattccttgctcagaacatgagaacatatgaaagctggtggttcaatattcccagttcttcaatattcggggttaagaagttttaggttgtagttattataggaattatgacgcgtcgactatttctctctataccatctgtatttcatatacctttgacttttggatgttctaatagtattgccagcctaatctcaggagttgataggcttgaagtcataaacagcgtgTGAATCAAGCATTGCTGGCAAATacagtaaagtttgaatgaatgcttacgagcctgctgccgcctaccaccgctcagtcagactgctgtgTCAAATATCAAAtcgtagacttaattataataaacacagaaatacgagccttagggcATTAATATGGGCAAAACTTGGAAACTatgattttgaaaacaaaacgtttattctttcagtgaaatacggaactgttccgtattttattgaatcctaagtctaaatatttgttacattgcacaaccttcaatgttatgtcataattgtaaaattctggcaaaatagctcgcaacaagccaggcggcccaaactgctgcatataccctgactctgcgtgcaatgaacgcaagagaagtgaaacaatttccctagttaatattgcctgctaacatgaatttattttaactaaatattcaggtttaaaaaaatatatagttctatgtattgattttaataaaggcattgatgtttatggttaggtacaatCGTGCAACGactgtgcttttttcgcgaatgctcttttgttaaatcatccctcGTTTGGCGAGGTAGGCTGtaattcaatgataaattaataggcaccgcattgattatatgcaacgcagaacaagctagttaacctagtaatatcatcaaccatgtgtagttaactagtgattatgtgaagattgttttttataagaaaagtttaatgctagctagcaacttaccttggctccttgctgcactcgcgtaacaggtggtcagcctgccacgcagtttcctcatGGAATGCAATATATTCtgcgtccaaaaatgccgattaccgatttatgaaaacttgaaatcggccctaattaatcggccataaTCGATCAACCTCTAATTCTGATACttgttagtatcgtggcaaggaaacgaAACACAAAGTGTATTTAACCTCAAACTCTGACGCCGTGTCGTTGCATTTTCTAAACAACGTTTAATATTGTATACTACGCTAAGTATATTTTGGTTTCAAAATGTAAGTCGATTTCCAAAAAGACAAGAACTGTAGCTTTCATGGGTGGTTAACAGGCTAAACAACTGTTTAACCACTCAGCGTTTAACGGGTTCACTTTTTtaggaaaacaaatccaattgtatttgtcacatgcgccgaatacaacagtgcagtttttttaagtaaaaaatatttGGTATAAAATAAGctgaagaaacaaaaaaaaatgacacAAAAAATCAATacgaagctatatacaggtggagccggtacagagtcaatgtgtggaggtacaggttagtcgaagtaattgaggtaatatgtacagtaccattcaaacatttggacacacctactcattcaagggtttttctttattgttactattttctacattgtagaataatagtggagacatcaaaactatgaaatgacacaaatgtagtcatatagtaaccaaaaaggtgttaaacaaatcaaaatgagtttcttcaaagttgccaccctttgccttgatgacagctttgcacaagcttggtattctctcaacgagcttcacctggaatacttttccaaccatcttgaaggagttcccacatatgcggaaaaacccttgaatgagtaagtgtgtccaaacttttgactggtgctataggcaggggtgaagtgactatccatagataataaacagcgagtagcagcagtgtaaaaaaggggggtcaatgaaaatagtctggggAACCATTTGATGAACTATttagcagccttatggcttgggggtaagagccttttggacctagacttggagcacCGGCACcatttgccgtgcggtagcagagagaatggtCTAtcacttgggtggctggagtctgacaatttttagggtcctggatggcaggaagcttgaccccagtgatttACTgcgccatacgcactaccctctgttgcgccttgctcggatgccgagcagtttccataccaagcggtgatgctctcgatggtgcagctgtagaaccttttgaggatctggggacccatgccaaatcttttcagtctcctgcaggggaataggtgttgtcatgccctcttcacgactttcttgttgtgtttggaccatgatagtttgttagtgatgtggacaccaaggaacttgaaatcgctcgacccgttccactacagccctgtcgatgtaaATAGGGTTGtgctcagccctccttttcctgtagtccacaatcagttccttttgtcttgctcacattgagggtgAAGTTGTTGTCCTGAatccacactgccaggtctctgaccccctccctataggctgtcttatcgtTGTCGGTGACCAGGCCTACTACCTTTgtcgtcaacaaacttaatgatggtattggagtcatgcttggccacacagtcatgggtgaacagggagtacaggaggggtctaagcattcacaccgccaaacttaccctagtaaaactgactatcctaccgatcctcgacttcggcaatgtcatctacaaaatagcttccaacactctactcagcaaactggatgcagtttatcacagtgccatccgttttgttactaaagcaccttataccactcaccactgcgacctgtatgctctagtcggctggccctcgctacatattcgtcgccagacccactggctccaggtcatctacaagtccatgctaggtaaagctccgccttatctcagttcactggtcacgatggcaacacccacccgtagcacgcgctccagcaggtgtatctcactgatcatccctaaagccaacacctcatttggccgcctttcgttccagttctctgctgcctgtgactggaactgCTGCCTGtgacaccaacttcaaacatctatctgagcagctaaccgatcgctgcagctgtacatagtctatcggtaaatagcccacccaattttacctacctcatccccatactgtttatatttatttacttttctgcttttttgcacaccaatatctctacctgtacatgaccatctgatcatttatcactccagtgttaatctgcaaaattgtaattatttgcctacctcctcatgccttttgcacacaatgtgtaactctgttgtctgttcacactgctatgctttatcttggccaggtcgcagttgcaaatgagaacttgttctcaactagcctacctggttaaataaaggtgaaataaaaaaaaaatgtgatgagctttgagggcaccatggtgttgaacactgagctaaaGTCAACAAACAGCAtgctcacgtaggtgttccttttgtccaggtgtgaaaggtcAGTGTGGGgtgaaatagagattgcatcatctgttgggaTGGTATGCGAATTGTAGTGGGTGTAGGGCTTCTGGgattatggtgttgatgtgagccatgaccagcctttcaaagcacttcatggtacatacatgagtgctacaggtcggtagtcatttaggtatgttaccttggcattcttggccCCAGGGACTATGCTGGTTTGCTTGAAAAATGTAGGTATTACTGACTCGGTCAGGGGCAGGTTGAGAATGTCCatgaagacatttgccagttggttagcacatgctctgagtacgagTCCTGAtaatcagtctgtccctgcatccttgtgaatgttgacctgtttaaaggtcttactcacatcggctacggagagtgtgatcacagttgtctggaacagctcTCATGCTCTCATGTATAGTTTAGTGTTGCTTTccttgaagcaagcatagaaggtatttagctcgtctggtaggctcgcgtcactgggcagcccccggctgggtttctgtaatagtttgcaagccctgccgcatccgacgagtgtcagagccggtgtagtaggatttaatcttagtcctgtattgacgctatgcctgtttgatggttcgtcggagggcatagtgggatttcttataggcgtctggattagtgtcccgctccttgaaagtggcagctctagcctttaactcagtgcggatgttgcctgtaatccatagttTCTGGTTGGGaaacggtcactgtggggacgacgtcgtcgatgctcttattgatgaagccagtgatttaaaaaaaaatataaatatatatatatatatatatatatatatatatatatatatatatatatatatatatatatatatatatatatatatatatatatatatatatatatacattttttttttaaatcactgggTTCATATtaattatttaactagacaagtcagttaagaaaaattcttatttccaatgacggcctaacccggacgacgctgggccaattgtgcgctgccctatgcgactcccaatcacggtcggatgtgatgcagcctcttgcactgagatgcagtgtcttagaccactgcgccacttgggagcccaatgGTATACTTCTTAAGGTCATCGtgtgaatcccggaacatattccagtttgtgctagcaaaacagtactGTTGcatagcatctgcgtcatctgaccacttctgtttTGTGCGAGTCACTAGTACCtcttgctttagtttttgcttgtaaacaggaatcaggaggatataactatggtcagatttgtcaaatagAGAGCGTGGGATAGCTTTAtaagcgtctctgtgtgtggcgtCAAGGTGGTCTAGAGTAAAAACTAAAAAGTTATCTAGTTGcacatctcagagtaggagtgtagtTCTAGAATCGAGTCCCCtttgtccatgtaatcttattcctTTTAATCTAAAATGCTAACTTGATCCTAAATTGGTACTCAAAATTCTTCTGAGTActgactagggctgtggtggtcatgacattttgtcagacgGTTACTGTCATGCAAATGCCtgctggtctcacggtaattgaccattaatgaacataaacatgtttaacaTGTTACTCCAGGGCTGCCGGTATACAAGCCTCTGATGCACGCCAttggaatatctacattttaaaaagttgaatAAACCCATTTAATATATAACCatcacattatttattttaggcaggtctaaagaaacatatgaggaaaatgtatttcagaagaaccaAATATCAGTCATTTtactgtatgttatcagactaTGTGCCATACCATAGGCTGTAggctagttaatttagcagacaagatatgcttaagtcctgtggcattattttattgTAAGAATAATATAATTGAACGTAGCTGAATAAAATTACATTTTACACTCAACATAGCCACTCACTCTGGAATGGGAAAAATATATCATTTGAAACCGGTCCTATACACTAGATTTAGTTATTTGGCAAAtgtagttgtgaatgatacaatcCTTAGAATGTCTTAGAGATAAAAACAGATATGGGCTACATGATGTGACTACAGGTTATTGACTATTTGAAAATGTCACAAAAGCTTGCACTCTGTTCCTTGCTGCAGGCTGCACACCCTGTTCtctcaagtgatcatattttcactaatcagactattctcaattgaaTCTTGTCTTTAACTAATatgaaaaatgtgttttgatttagaatgtcCCTTTATGAAATGGGTAAGAACAAGTGCAgggggaaaaatacatgtcatttgtATGCACTCAAATACCAAGTGGAGGCCACTCGGTTTTATAGCAGAGCAGCTGAGAAATAAGTATAATAGCAGCTTGGATCCTCTTTTTAGTGGCAGCCATCAAAACTCTGCTTTCACACGGGATTGCATTGAGAAATGTCTGGCCTTATAAGAACACTTATTTCACTTTACGCATTAACCACTGTGCTTGAGGAGCACGCAGCCTTCCTTTGCGCAACAGGTGATATTccgcccaaactctgtatgccacAGGCTTTCTAACCATGTTCATGCAGCTATCCAATGCTTAATGGTGAAATCTGTTTGGGAACATCGATTGTGACATGTTTTCACAATGAAACATATTTCAACTGTTGACAGCCTCTATCTCTGCGCGCtcgagaaaggaatgaaggagatGGAAACGtatggtggtgagatattctgtagctaaaggtattggggcagcagcgtagcctagtcgttagagcgttggactagtaaccgaaaggttgccagatcaaatccccgagctgacaaggtacaaatctgtcgttttgcccctgaacaaggcagtttaggaacccactgttcctaggccgtcagtgaaaataataatttgttcttaactgacttacctagttaaataaaggtaaaataaaattgtCAGGCTGATAGTTATGAAAATATAAAAGCCCTATTATTCATAATCAAATTCACTACAATTGTAAGCCGCCCTGCACAGCATTGCCATAGTTCCTATACGTTCTCTCTGACTCATGGACAGAAAGTTTGTAGCGTAGCAtgaggtaaccagtccatccagtatgcataaatatttggcagcgattacagcctcaagtcttcttggttatgatgctacacacttggcacacctgtatttggggagtttctcccatttattttgtgcagaacctctcaagctctgtcaggttggatggagagcgttgctgcaaagctattttcagttctcgccatagatgttcgatagggttgaagtccgggctctggctgggccactcaaggacattcaagagacttgtcctgaagtcactcctttgtctgagctgtgtgcttagggtcgttgtcctgttggagggtgaacgttcgtcccagtctgaggtcctgagtgctatggagcagattttcatcaaggatctctatacattgctctttctcttttcctctatcctgactagtctccctgtcccgtCTCTGTAgcacatacccacagcatgatgctgccaccaccatgcttcacagtagggatggtgcctggtttcatCAAGACGTGACggttggcattcagtccaaatagttcaatcttggtttcatcagaccagagaatcttgtttcgcatgttctgagagtcctttaggtgccttttggtaaactccaagcgggctgtcatgtacctttttactgcggagtggcttctgtctgccACGCTACCATAACTGCCAGATTGGTGGTGTGCTGcaacggttgtccttctggaatgttctcccatctccacagatgagctctgtcacctcactgaccaaggcctttctccaccgattgctcaattttgccgggcggccagctctaggaagagtcttggtggttccaaacttcatccatttaagaataatggaggccgctgtgttcttggggaccttcaatgctgcagacattttttggtacccttccccagatctgtgccacaatcctgtctcagagatgtacagacaattccttcaacctcatggcttggttctcgttctgacatgcactgtcaactgtgggaccttatatagacaggagtgtgcctttccaaatcttgtcaattgaatttaccacaggtggactccaatcaagttgtagaaagatcaataatgattaatggaaacaggagctcaatttcgagtctcatagcaaagggtctgaatacttgtgtaattAAGGTatctttttaaaaatgtgtaatacatttgcaaaaatgtcaactcgtttttgcattgtcattatggggtatagtgtgtagattgaggggggataaggctgtaacgtaacaatgtggaaaaaggaaaggggtctgatttactttccgaatgcactgtataagctCTAATATGGGTGTTCTACATGCAACGTCTTAAATGctttgaattaatcatcaccttagaaagcactGTCCATTTTGTTGTTTGGCTCTGAAACAACACCCACaaccatgttttccactcagtttcaacctgttgttgagcttctttcttcaaattgatcatggTGAGGTAATGAATGAAATGTAGCCTAACagtgagttttaaaagcatgatACTGTTTTGATGTGATTTTCATTTGCATTGATCTCAGTGGTTAGAGGAACAATCGAgcactgagtaccaggccatcaGCGGCCTGTTGGTagttagtgagttgggtactaccaactcatgtccagagtgcataagaggagattaccgtgacacggaatttgactgcggtcatgactgccagtgtggtggtaatacggtcaccgcaacagccctagtccTGACTCCTTTATCCCATGTAGCTGCTACAGAGCTTTAAGATCATGGACTACAGCATGCTGGTGGGGATCCACAACCTGGAGCAGGCGGCCCGGGAGCGGGCTGGAGAGGAGGTGGCCGACCAGAGGCCCCCACCGTCTCAGGGCCAAAAGTCCCTCTACTGCACTGCCATAGAGGCCATCCAAGGAGAGGCGCACGGCAAGGGAGCAGTGGACACTGAGGACAAGTGAGTATTATGCATTCTCTTTTGTTTCAGGAGCGTAAACAAGGCCAGTGATTGGTTACCTTGTATGTCCGCTACACATCTCAATTTGATCATTAGACACGTTACGTCTGCATATCTGAAGTAATAGGATATGTATTCTAGGCTGATGATGATAAGTTCATGTTTGTTAGTGTATTCATGTATTCTCTATGTCCTTGTAGCATGGGAGGTATTCCAGCACGCAATTCCAAGGGCAAGAGGATGCTGGTGTACATTGGTATAATCGACATTCTGCAGTCCTACAGGTAACGAACTACTGCTCTTATTGTACGTAGTGGTATATTAATAGTTTTGTCTGCATTTGTGTCTGTCTGAAGTATGTGTGAAACTATGAATACATTAGGCTGTCCCTCCAGGATTTTGCAATTCTGCAATCGCAAGAGTTTTCGCAAAATCCACAATTCTCCGAATTTTATGCGAGGACTTGCAAATTTGACCAATCACCGCACTATTACCGAATAAAACGGTCAACTTATACAACTGTCCGATCACCGCACCAAAAAGAGGGCTCTCAGTTTTAACCAATAGCCACACTTTTACATCATAAAATGGTTCAATCAAACAACACGTTAAATGTTTTCCCCCGTCAGCCCATTTGTGACAAATTGGACAAAATCATTGCAAATTGCCTAGCTAAATATCTGAATTGCCTCTGCAAAATGAAATCATTTTGGCCCACAACTATCGCCAAAAAACGCTGCAGAGTCCTGGAGGAATTGATTAGGTTGATAGCacggttggggtcaattcaattTCAGTTAATTCAGCAAGTATACTGATTCCAGTTCTCTTCAATGTTTTTCAATTGGGaagaattggaatttggttttaCTTCCTGTATTGACTGGAATTAAATTGCAAGtgactccaaccctggtctatagtaagCAACCCATGTCTTGTGTTTGGTCAGGTTTGTGAAGAAGATCGAGCACTCCTGGAAAGCTCTGGTCCATGATGGGGTAAGAGTTCAGACACACTATCCTCTGTGGTGACCTTTTTCATACGCTATCTGGTATTTTAAACCCCTCTTTCTTCCAGGATACAGTGTCAGTGCACAGACCATGTTTCTACGCTGACCGCTTTCAGAAATTCATGTGCAACACAGTCTTCAAGAAGATTCCATGTAAGCGCTTGAGTGTTACTCTACAAAACCTCTACACAATGGCTGCGTCCTgattctctacccttctctaGAAGTGTGCACTCCCCGTCATGTATTGATAAGGAATTAACTATTGTGTGGATTACGGTGGAAACTCCTTCCAGCCATGCTTGCACCAATACAATGCTTTTAAATGCATAATGGGGCGTGAGCGAGTGCACACTTGTTGAGAAGGGTAGAGAATCGGAACTCAGCCAGAGTAGCAGTCCTCtcaccactccttcctctccatttCCCCTCCAGTGAAGACATCCCCATCAAAGAAGACCCGAGTGGGGACCCAGGGAGGCTTACGGAGGGCCAACACTGCAAGCTCCAGACCCTTTCCATTCCCCCAgcccagcagtagcagcagcctaGTAGTCCCACACTCCCAAAGTACAGAGACTGAGGGAGTCAGCGGTGAGCaatgggaggaggaagggagggagggtattGGAAGAACTTTAATGTGATTTTATAAATTTATTAAGGATATAGTTGTCACTGGAAGTTGCAGTTGAGAGCACGTATTAGTGGTCGATACCTTTTACAAAACAAATGATTAATGTGTTGTCCCTCCTCCCAGTGGTGCAGTCAGGATGCCCTGACATACCACCAAATACCCCCACA
This genomic interval from Oncorhynchus clarkii lewisi isolate Uvic-CL-2024 chromosome 18, UVic_Ocla_1.0, whole genome shotgun sequence contains the following:
- the LOC139373297 gene encoding phosphatidylinositol 4-phosphate 5-kinase type-1 alpha-like isoform X1 — translated: MATAGTVHSGPASSTVGSTGTQKIASLEVLGSSGSSQTIKKTIGHRGLDPTGETTYKKTTSSALKGAIQLGITHTVGSLSQKPERDVLMQDFEVVESIFFPSEGSNLTPAHHYSDFRFKTYAPIAFRYFREMFGIRPDDYLYSLCNEELIELSNSGASGSLFYVSSDDEFIIKTVQHKEAEFLQKLLPGYFMNLNQNKRTLLPKFYGLYCIQAGGKNIRIVVMNNLLPRAVRMHLKYDMKGSTYKRRASAKERERAVPTFKDLDFIQDLPDGLLLEPDNYNALSKTIQRDCLLLQSFKIMDYSMLVGIHNLEQAARERAGEEVADQRPPPSQGQKSLYCTAIEAIQGEAHGKGAVDTEDNMGGIPARNSKGKRMLVYIGIIDILQSYRFVKKIEHSWKALVHDGDTVSVHRPCFYADRFQKFMCNTVFKKIPLKTSPSKKTRVGTQGGLRRANTASSRPFPFPQPSSSSSLVVPHSQSTETEGVSVVQSGCPDIPPNTPTHDVVTSNSVETTLFNSLLGSSKLATTAPSVRSVGEEVHEAASTEDASTPKSFEAVTSVSSVNECIGGCDVISLSDIVPQTSSCY
- the LOC139373297 gene encoding phosphatidylinositol 4-phosphate 5-kinase type-1 alpha-like isoform X2 → MATAGTVHSGPASSTGSTGTQKIASLEVLGSSGSSQTIKKTIGHRGLDPTGETTYKKTTSSALKGAIQLGITHTVGSLSQKPERDVLMQDFEVVESIFFPSEGSNLTPAHHYSDFRFKTYAPIAFRYFREMFGIRPDDYLYSLCNEELIELSNSGASGSLFYVSSDDEFIIKTVQHKEAEFLQKLLPGYFMNLNQNKRTLLPKFYGLYCIQAGGKNIRIVVMNNLLPRAVRMHLKYDMKGSTYKRRASAKERERAVPTFKDLDFIQDLPDGLLLEPDNYNALSKTIQRDCLLLQSFKIMDYSMLVGIHNLEQAARERAGEEVADQRPPPSQGQKSLYCTAIEAIQGEAHGKGAVDTEDNMGGIPARNSKGKRMLVYIGIIDILQSYRFVKKIEHSWKALVHDGDTVSVHRPCFYADRFQKFMCNTVFKKIPLKTSPSKKTRVGTQGGLRRANTASSRPFPFPQPSSSSSLVVPHSQSTETEGVSVVQSGCPDIPPNTPTHDVVTSNSVETTLFNSLLGSSKLATTAPSVRSVGEEVHEAASTEDASTPKSFEAVTSVSSVNECIGGCDVISLSDIVPQTSSCY